A single Bacillus sp. HMF5848 DNA region contains:
- a CDS encoding FusB/FusC family EF-G-binding protein: protein MEAFMRSDQFHFIKQQTQNLINAHSSANDKAVLQAVKAMALERAIQLFPELSAEQRDLLNNIVHVKAKEDAEVYLGELKPFVIPFQSISEKTLQKLFPKVKKLKMPSLGVYDLKEISYLAWDDKGTFKRYLIAHYNDKLVGLHGIFTPAIQKSICTICNKHTPVGLFSVETKGQILDTYTSRGNYICQDSMACNMHVTSLEKVQEFVETLQAKVN, encoded by the coding sequence ATGGAAGCATTTATGAGAAGTGACCAGTTTCATTTTATTAAACAACAAACACAAAACTTAATTAATGCGCACTCATCTGCGAATGATAAAGCTGTCTTACAAGCAGTTAAGGCAATGGCTTTAGAAAGAGCAATACAGCTATTTCCGGAATTAAGCGCAGAACAAAGAGATTTACTAAATAATATTGTTCATGTTAAAGCAAAAGAAGATGCCGAAGTATATTTAGGAGAGTTAAAACCATTTGTCATACCATTCCAAAGTATATCGGAAAAAACACTCCAAAAACTATTTCCTAAAGTAAAAAAATTAAAGATGCCGTCACTTGGTGTCTATGACCTTAAAGAAATATCTTACTTAGCATGGGACGATAAAGGAACATTTAAAAGATATTTGATAGCTCATTATAATGATAAATTAGTTGGCCTACATGGAATTTTTACACCTGCTATCCAAAAGAGTATTTGTACGATTTGTAATAAACATACACCCGTTGGCTTATTTTCCGTAGAAACAAAAGGCCAAATTCTAGATACGTATACGTCACGAGGAAATTACATTTGCCAAGATAGTATGGCTTGTAACATGCATGTGACCTCACTTGAAAAAGTGCAAGAGTTTGTTGAGACTCTACAAGCAAAAGTGAACTGA